One stretch of Niallia sp. XMNu-256 DNA includes these proteins:
- a CDS encoding NHL repeat-containing protein, whose translation MKRHDYLYIGDGFDNTVKTFDAESGRFLGNFVPSGDNGLNGPRGLIFDHNGNLLVTNQNVLPPPPPAPQNGSILKYDAHTGQFQGFLVSPNDPNAPFAPRGIVLSKQNILFVADTIVETELNGEVRTYDGTTGMFQGNLEHPPGVQFFPRSVVIGQDGLLYVSVRNNPTTAEGQLGGRVVRYNSKTREFIDVFIEGDSIPDFNRPEGLVFGPDGNLYITSFRRNANDTDKILIFDGRKGRLLDKIDLDVVGQPRAFAQAILFGPNGKLFVPITGQGPAVTGDPLGPDTGSVRRYNVKTKKFEVFVRPALLGGPLTEPWYLTFGKTDPATLAYGHDKEGRKRSDHDQPHDDESSD comes from the coding sequence ATGAAACGACATGACTATCTTTACATTGGTGATGGCTTCGACAACACTGTGAAGACATTTGATGCAGAATCGGGCAGGTTCCTTGGAAATTTTGTTCCATCAGGTGACAACGGCTTAAATGGTCCCCGGGGACTTATCTTCGATCATAATGGTAATCTCCTTGTTACTAACCAAAACGTACTGCCTCCTCCTCCTCCAGCACCTCAAAATGGAAGCATTTTAAAGTACGACGCACACACTGGACAGTTTCAAGGATTTCTCGTTAGTCCCAATGACCCTAACGCCCCGTTCGCCCCACGCGGTATTGTGCTCTCGAAACAAAATATTCTGTTTGTGGCAGACACTATTGTAGAGACCGAACTGAACGGAGAAGTGCGGACATATGACGGTACCACTGGGATGTTTCAGGGGAATCTTGAACACCCACCAGGAGTACAGTTTTTTCCCCGAAGTGTAGTAATTGGTCAAGACGGCTTGTTATATGTGTCCGTCCGTAACAACCCTACTACTGCAGAAGGTCAGCTTGGTGGACGGGTAGTGCGCTATAATTCGAAAACCCGGGAATTCATTGATGTGTTCATTGAGGGCGATTCCATCCCCGATTTTAACCGCCCGGAAGGTTTGGTCTTCGGTCCTGATGGCAACCTCTATATCACCAGTTTCAGAAGGAACGCGAATGACACGGACAAAATTCTTATCTTTGATGGGCGTAAGGGAAGGCTTCTAGATAAGATTGATCTCGATGTCGTCGGACAGCCCCGTGCCTTTGCACAGGCAATTCTGTTTGGTCCTAATGGCAAACTGTTTGTACCTATTACAGGACAGGGTCCCGCCGTTACTGGCGATCCTTTGGGACCTGATACAGGTTCTGTACGTCGCTACAACGTTAAGACCAAAAAATTTGAGGTGTTTGTGCGTCCGGCTCTTTTGGGAGGACCTTTAACGGAGCCGTGGTATCTGACATTTGGCAAAACGGACCCCGCAACACTAGCTTACGGGCATGACAAGGAAGGAAGAAAGCGCAGCGACCATGATCAACCCCATGATGATGAAAGCAGTGACTAG